The following coding sequences lie in one Musa acuminata AAA Group cultivar baxijiao chromosome BXJ3-1, Cavendish_Baxijiao_AAA, whole genome shotgun sequence genomic window:
- the LOC103973323 gene encoding myosin-binding protein 1-like, protein MAAGTNTGGQAKSCRFLFVLWSAVSEWSLIIILLVNAVLAYVATRIARFCMLPAPCLLCSRLDPILGNERREFYRNLFCHEHKVDISSLVYCHGHRKLADFREMCEACLLSSAATVRMPKTIFGVNLEDGYESNSKIRGEDLDDAPPLKEDLEPGSLGAGLCSCCSEPFSLRRKLQAKKKKKKIGGGLPGRRVQLRKRQDKSLDPTAVDCDLLSHVGYSELKITSDSESAERFSDDEDDNDDDGHGLVRVAKDIKEESVMRRRLRPGMANINQGLATTALEDMVPERLIHPNPVVPQNKPLNEGDSRDKSSLMSRVGHGLEEANWSSADVKANPVESSSPEQLPREVATTETLIYTERGVVDCVPGKLSSSTGITTQVGPIDRNDSLKNAFAKKGIMLSPRFSEIVAGKAQEDLKLRLSQKSYRVLDLPWSDITTSPRVQLQGEDLKSSDVSGSIGLQNIAKRLYVERNNSSLESFDVNLLGDIEGETSVDRLKQQIELDRKSLSALYKELEEERNASAVAANEAMAMINRLQEEKAAMQMEALQYLRMMEEQSEYDQEAIQKLNDLLTEREKELLDLEAEIESYRKRLGEALEEKVSWAESRELASATSTPRPIRSLARSKSEKTDSLPQEYTEYGVKDLLLGFEEEKAHIATCLKRLQKKFHLLSTGKASWDETAAEPDRAIGNGEYGGHDGNSSENGSSPSSDRKMPSENGNSDISHLQDEVSEMNERLRELDEDREFLGHAISALRYGSDGVRLVKEIAGHLKELRRIPIAEEGMAA, encoded by the exons ATGGCCGCCGGAACCAACACAGGAGGGCAGGCGAAATCGTGCCGCTTCCTCTTCGTGTTGTGGTCTGCCGTCTCCGAATGGTCGTTGATCATCATCTTGCTGGTGAACGCCGTGCTAGCGTACGTCGCCACCAGAATCGCTCGATTCTGCATGTTGCCGGCCCCATGCTTGCTGTGCTCGAGGCTGGATCCCATTCTCGGGAACGAGAGAAGAGAGTTCTACAGGAACTTGTTCTGCCATGAACACAAGGTGGACATATCCTCGTTGGTCTATTGTCATggccaccggaagctcgccgatttCCGGGAGATGTGTGAGGCCTGCCTCCTGTCGTCCGCCGCCACGGTCCGAATGCCCAAGACCATTTTTGGGGTGAATCTTGAAGATGGCTACGAGTCAAACAGTAAGATCCGTGGGGAGGATCTGGACGATGCTCCTCCGCTGAAGGAGGATCTCGAGCCAGGATCTTTGGGCGCGGGACTCTGTTCCTGTTGCTCTGAGCCATTTAGCCTTCGTAGAAAGCTTcaggcgaagaagaagaagaagaagatcggcGGTGGCCTTCCGGGTCGTCGAGTGCAGTTGAGGAAGAGACAAGACAAATCTTTGGACCCGACAGCCGTCGACTGCGATCTCCTGTCTCATGTTGGCTACAGCGAGCTAAAAATTACCTCCGATTCCGAGTCCGCTGAGCGGTTCTCAGATGATGAGgatgacaatgatgatgatggacATGGTCTGGTTCGCGTAGCCAAAGACATCAAGGAGGAGTCTGTGATGCGGCGAAGACTACGACCTGGCATGGCCAACATCAACCAGGGGTTAGCGACCACCGCGTTGGAGGACATGGTGCCCGAGAGACTGATCCATCCTAACCCTGTCGTTCCTCAGAACAAGCCTTTGAACGAAGGTGATTCGCGGGACAAGTCATCGTTGATGTCCAGAGTCGGGCATGGTTTGGAGGAAGCCAATTGGAGCAGTGCCGATGTGAAGGCCAACCCCGTCGAATCGTCATCACCTGAACAACTTCCTCGAGAAGTAGCGACGACCGAAACCT TGATCTATACCGAAAGAGGTGTTGTCGACTGTGTTCCCGGAAAGTTGTCTTCCTCCACCGGAATAACAACCCAAGTGGGTCCCATCGATCGCAACGACAGCCTGAAGAACGCATTCGCCAAGAAGGGAATCATGCTATCCCCGAGGTTCTCCGAAATAGTCGCAGGGAAGGCACAAGAAGATCTGAAACTGAGGCTGTCGCAGAAATCTTATCGGGTGCTCGATCTGCCATGGAGCGATATAACTACGAGTCCCAGAGTCCAGCTACAGGGGGAAGACCTCAAGTCATCAGATGTTTCCGGCTCGATCGGATTGCAGAACATAGCCAAGAGGCTCTACGTGGAGCGAAACAACTCCAGCTTGGAGAGCTTTGACGTGAATCTTCTCGGTGACATCGAAGGAGAGACTTCGGTGGATCGGCTCAAGCAGCAGATCGAGTTGGACAGGAAATCCTTGAGCGCGCTGTACAAAGAACTGGAGGAGGAACGAAACGCTTCAGCGGTCGCAGCAAACGAAGCGATGGCCATGATCAACAGGCTGCAGGAGGAGAAGGCGGCGATGCAGATGGAAGCTCTGCAGTACCTGCGCATGATGGAGGAGCAATCTGAATACGACCAAGAAGCGATCCAGAAGCTTAACGACCTGCTTACGGAGCGAGAGAAGGAATTACTGGATCTGGAGGCAGAGATCGAAAGCTACCGAAAGCGGCTCGGGGAGGCGCTGGAGGAGAAGGTCTCATGGGCGGAATCGAGAGAACTTGCTTCGGCCACCAGCACCCCTCGTCCCATCAGATCGCTAGCCCGCAGCAAGTCGGAGAAGACCGATTCACTTCCCCAAGAATATACCGAGTACGGCGTGAAGGACCTATTGCTGGGTTTTGAAGAGGAGAAGGCTCACATCGCCACATGCTTGAAGAGGTTGCAGAAGAAGTTCCATCTTCTATCAACCGGCAAAGCTAGTTGGGACGAGACCGCAGCTGAACCTGACAGAGCCATAGGAAATGGCGAGTACGGTGGCCACGATGGAAACTCATCCGAGAACGGATCGTCTCCATCCAGCGACAGGAAGATGCCATCGGAGAATGGTAATAGCGACATAAGTCATCTGCAGGACGAGGTGTCGGAGATGAACGAGAGGTTGAGGGAGCTCGACGAGGACAGAGAGTTCCTGGGACACGCTATCAGTGCGTTGCGATATGGAAGCGATGGAGTCCGACTGGTGAAGGAAATTGCAGGCCACCTAAAAGAGCTACGAAGAATTCCCATAGCAGAGGAGGGAATGGCTGCTTAG